The Hymenobacter oligotrophus genome segment CGATGCCTTTTTTCTGGAGCATCCGCACATGGCCAACGACGCCTTGTTTCGGGCCCGTTTTTCAGCCGATCTGCAACTAGCGCTGGAGTCGTACCCGGCTCAGGCGTACTAAGCTAACTTGCTGTTGAGCTTGCAATTAGCCGAAACCTGCCGGCTTTGCACGGGGTAAAAGAATGGATCAACCAAAATCCATTCGCACCCATGGCTCATCACCAAAAGCTTCGGACCGACGACTTCGACGAGCGCGGCCGCAACCAATACGAGCACAACGACAGCCGCCGCAGTGGCCGCGCCGACGACACCTACGAGCAGCGCAACTACGGCAACAGCCGCGAAGGCGAATCGGGGCGTAGCTCCTACGCAAGCTCGGGCCGCGTGGGCGCCTACGGCCAAAACAACCAAGGCCCCAACCAAGGCGACCAGACGCGCCACGACCAGCACCGCGAGCAGGATTACCGCGGCAACCGCAGCCGCTACGAGGACGATAACGACCGACGCGGCATGACCGGCGACTATGACCAAGGCCAGGGCCGCAGTTACGGCCGCGCCGTACAGCAGCAAGGCGAGTTTCAGTACTACACCCGCGACAACGCCCAGTTTCGCGGATACCCCGACGACGACGACCGCCGCCAGTACGCCACTCGCCAAGACGATGCCCCCTCCTACGTGCACTACCAGCACCAGCGCCCGGGCGGCATAACCCCGCGCGACTACCATAGCGACGATGCCCGCGTGCGCGGAAACGAAGCCTCGCGCGGCCGCGACCAGTACTCGCGCGGGTTTGCCGACCGCGGCCACAACCCCTACGCCAGCGGCTACGACCAGCGCTCCGGCGGCGGCAACAATGAGCGCAGCGGGTACGAAGACCGCCGCGGCCACAGCGGCTACGAAGAACGCGACAACCGCCGCAACGACCGAGACGAACGCAACAGCCGCCAAGAGTTCGGCTACGGCAACGACTACTCCAGCTCGCTCTACGACGACAACAGCCGCAACCGAACCAACCGCGCCTACGACAACGACGACGACCGCAACCGCGGCTACAACAACCCCGACGAGCGCCGCAGGCGCTAGCAATAGTTACTGAACCCCGCAAGCAAAGCAGCCCGGCACCTTGAGGTGCCGGGCTGTTTTGCTTGCGGAGCCAGCCAGGCACTAGGCCACCGAGCAAGCCACAACAGAACGTTAATCAATTGTCACCCTGATTATTATTACTCTGTATGCGCTGGCCTTTGGTATCAGAAAGGTAACTTACTATTTACCCAAGCAACTCCTTCCCTGCTGTGGCTTAACCATGGAAAACCTAACCGAAACCCAAGCCCGCGCCTACGTGCACCAATGGCTCAGCAACCACCCCGAGCGCATTGAGGGCCGGCGTGCCAATTCGTTTGCGCTGCGGCAGTGGCACGATGCCGCCGTGCTCCGCCTGCGCCAGGGCATTGCGGCCGATGCCGAGTTTATCCTCAACCGCTTCGCTACCAAATCGGAAACGCACTCCATGGGGTAACGCGGCCCGCCTAGGTGCTTTTGCTTATAACACCGATCGGGCAGCCTATTTCTGCTCGGTGTAGTTCTGGAAGGTGTATAGAAAGCCCAACGACAGGGTTTGGCTAGCCTGAATTTTCGTGTCCTGATCGTAGTCGTACAGGCCGATGCCCGTAACGGCCACGTTGATGTAGCGGTTTACTTTGGCCGTAATGGCCAGCTCCAGGCGGTGGTCGATTTTGCGCCAGTTTAGTTTCTCGTAGTTGGCAAAAAGCAAATAGCGGCCTTTTAGGGTCACGTTTTGCATAATTTCCTTGTCGAATTCCGACAGCACTTGCAGGGCCAGAATTTCGTAGCGCACCTGCCGGGGCGGGCGCACGCCGTACGGGCTGTCGCCCACGGTAGCTACAAAGCGCCGCGGGTCGTTTACAACGGTAATGCGCGGCGAAAACGGCGAGAGGCGCAGCTTGAAAAACGTGGCCGGGTGGTACTCGAACCCGTACGACGAGGTAATAAACGCGGGCGCAAACCACGACGACACAAAGCGCGCCCGCTCGGTGCCGGCCGAGTCTTTTTTGTACTCGTAGCCCGGCGCAAACTGCGTAAGCAAGTTCAGCGAAGCAAACATATCCCAGTCGGAGCTGATGCTGTAGCCGTACTTGGTGTCGAGGAACAGACGGTCGAGGTTTTTGCGGTAGCCCTGCCCCTTGTTGTGGGCAAAGGCAAACAGCACATCGGCTTGGTTATCCCAGCTGTTGCGGCCCAGCCGGTAATTGGCCTGCGTGTTTAGCAAGCCGTTCAGGCCCAAAAAGCTAACGCCGCCGCCTTTCCAGTTATCGGAAAGCAGCGCCTCGCTGATGTTCAAAGAAGCTTTCAGCTTGGTGCGCCACGGCGAAACCGTATCGGGCGGGGCGGTTAATTCAATTTGCGCTTGGGCGGTGCCAGCACACCAGAGCAGGCCTAAGGCGAGCAGCCAACGGGTAACAATCCATTTCATGATGCGGCAAAGATGCTTAGCCCGGCCGAGCTTCGGCACAGGCGCGGTCCGGTTATCGACGGGTAGCGGGAGCATGCGCACCAACTTCCTCAAATAAGCCAAAGCTATCTTGCCTTGGTTTAGTGTTTGTATCAAATTCGGCTGCAGAGCTGCTGTTCTTGAACTATGCCGGGATTTTGGCTGTCGGAGGTGAATGCGGAAGACCACCTTGCCCTTGCTCAGCGGCGTACTGCTGCTGGGTGCCCACAGCAACCTACAGGCCCAAACCCCGGACGCGCACAATAACCTAGACGCGCCTTTTGTGCGCCACATTCGGCCCGACCGCCCCGGCCAAACCGTAACCACCAGCATGTTGCGGCCCGGGCAGTTTCAGGTAGAGGTAGGCACGCAGCGCGAGCTGCCCGCTGCGGGTTTGGGCACTACCGCCTCGGTGGGTCTGCTGCGCGTTGGCTTCTTCAATCACATGGAGCTCCGCTTGGCGCAAGGCTACGTACACCAGCCGCCCCGCCCCACGCGCGAGGGGGCGCCAACGGTAGCTTTCGGCTTGGCGCCGCTTATCCTAGGTGCCAAATGGCTGGCCTCCACAAGGCAAGATGCCCGCTCGCAGGTAGTGTTTCTGACGGAGCTGACCCTGCCCCAAACCGGCGACCGAAGCCTACACCTGACCAAGCCGCTGGCTGCCGCCCGGGCCTTGGTATCGCAGCAAATTGGGCAGCGCTACGGGCTGGAGGCCAACCTGGGGTTCAGCCAGAGCGGGTTTCGGGCGGCCGACACCAAGCAAGGGCAGTTTTTGTACACGCTGGCGCTCAACGGGCCCCTAGGTAAGCGCTTTGGCTTTTTTGCTGAGGGCTACGGCACCGGGCGGGGCAGCTACACCTACGGCACCACGGCCGGCCTAAACTGGCGTCCATTGCCCGGCTTACGCCTCGATGTAACGGCCGGACGCACACTCGGGGGCCACCAACATACCACCTTTGGCGGCGGATTAAGCTTACGGTTGCCGCACTAGCTTTTGCTGTAAATCTCCCGCCCGTATCACATCATCATGTGATTGGCTACACGGCGCATCATTCATAGGTTTGTCCTATTACATAATTGATAAAGGCAAGCTTTATGTTCGTACAGATTGTTCGTGGCTATGCGTTAATAAGCGTCTTGGCACTTGCCTCAGTGGCAGCTAACGGCCAGACACCCAGGCAGGTCCCGTTCCGCACGATTACCGGCCTCGGCGACCCGGAGCCTGCCAGCCCCCGTGTTGGCTTAGTTGAAAGCACGCCCGAGGAAGCCCTGGCAGCGGCCCCAGCCACGCCGGCTGCCCTAGGTGGCCCGGCAACGCCCGCAGGCCAGGCAGCCGACACAGCAGCCAGGCCAAGGCCCGGCATGCCACACAAGGCGCGCCCCAGGCCTTAGTGGCCAGTACGGTAAGCAGCAATCATTCAGGTTAATACACCCCAGTAACACAAAGAGCGCCCCATTGGGGCGCTCTTTGTGTTGTTGTCGCTACTTGCGGGCACTATTGCGCATCGAGCTGGGCTATGGCTTTGCGCAGGTCTTCTTCGGTGCGGATGTTGATTTTCAGGGCCTTGAAGCGCTCGGCGTCGGCTTTGGGCAGCACGGCCTCAAGCTGCTTGTTGCCGGGCTTGGCAATTTTGGCCACGGCGCCGCTAGGGAGCTTCACATGAAACTCGTTCACGTCCATGATTTCGTTGTAGTCGCGGCCGGAGTTGTAGCCTTGGTCCCGCTCGCTCTTGATGAAGATTTTGCGGGGCAGTTTGTAGAGCTCGTACTTGCCGCCCTGGCGGGCGTACAGCACCTCCACAAACGCGTCCCGGATGGCGGCCGTGGGGCTGCTCAAACGCTGGTAAAAGTGCTCGGCCACCACGGTAGCCTTGCCGTCGACGCCGGGCAGGGTTTCGCGCAACACAAACTTATCGACCTGGTTCAAGTCCACCATGATCGAGTCTTTTGAAGGGCGCAGGGCCAGCAGGCGCTGCGAAAACGAGTCGTACTTCAGGGGCAAATCCGAGGCTTGCACACCGCGGCGCATGTAAATGGTGCCCGGCAGCCAGCGCGGCACCGTATAGGGCGTGCCCTTCATGCCGATGTAGCGGTTGTCGAACGGCACGGCCATGCTGAAGCTGCCCAAGCGGCCCATGGCGGCTAGGTTTTCGTTGGCCCCGACGCCGGTGGTTACAGCCGTGGAAGCCGGGTTTGTTTGCGCCAGGGCGGGCGCTGCCACAAGGGCCAACAAACCAATCAACAATCGTTTCATGGTGCTGAGCGGAGTTTACGGGTTAGTTCTCGCCCAATGTAAGCACCAAATCATCAGCATTCACCAGGGTGCCTTCGTTCAGGTTCACCAGGTGCACGCTTGCGTCGTTGGGGGCCGTAATGGTGGTTTCCATTTTCATGGCCTCGATGATGAACAGCGGCGTGTTGCGCTTCACCTTCTGGCCGCTTTCCACCAGCACCTTCGAAAGCAAGCCTTGCAGCGGCGCCCCAATCTGGCGCGGGTTGGCTTTGTCGGCTTTGGGATTCGACACGGTTTTTACCTCCACCGACCGGTCGCGGATTTCGAGGTTGCGCGTCTGGCCGTTCAGCGTGAAGAAGATGGTGCGGCAGCCGTCGTCGTTTACGGTACCTACCGACTGCAGGCGCACGATAATGCTCTTGCCGCGGGCAATGTCGATGATGGTTTCTTCGCCCGGCTTAAGGCCGTAGAAGAACACGCGCGTGGGCACCACCGACACGTCGCCGTACTGCTGCAGGTGCTTCCAGTACTGCTCGAACACTTTGGGGTAGAGCAGCCACGAAAGCAAATCGGTGAAGCGGGCACCGGGGCCAAACTTCTCCTGAAACCGCTCCCACTCCTTGTCGAAGTCGATGGGCTTAAGGTGCTCGTTGGGGCGGTCGGTGAAGGGCTGTTCGTCTTTCAGGATGATCTTCTGCAGCTCGTGGGGCCAGCCGCCTTCGGGCTGCCCGATGTCGCCGCGGAACAACTCGCGCACCGACTCGGGGAAGCTGATGGTGTGGCCCTTCGTCAGCACGTCCTCGGTGGTGAGGTTGTTTGATACCAGGAAAAGAGCCATGTCGCCTACCACCTTCGACGAAGGCGTCACCTTCACGATGTCCCCGAACAGCTCGTTTACCTCGGCGAAGGTTTCCTTGATGAGCTCAAACTTATCGAGCAGACCTAGGCCCGCTGCCTGCGGACGCAAGTTGGAGTACTGCCCGCCCGGAATTTCGTGCTGAAACACTTCCGAAGTACCCGCTTTCAGGCCCGACTCGAAGGGGTAGTAGTAGTCGCGAACGGTTTCGAAGTAGTTCGAGAATTCGTTGAGGCTGTGCTGGTCGTACTCGCGGTGGCGCTCGGTGCCGCGCAGCATCTCCACCACCGAGTTGAAGTTGGGCTGCGAGGTAAGGCCCGACAACGAACCTAGGGCCACGTCGATTACATCAACACCGGCTTCAACCGCTTTCAGGTAAGTAGCTGGTTGTAACGACGATGTATCGTGCGTGTGCAGGTGAATGGGCATGCTCACGGTTTCGCGCAGCGCGGTAATCAGCTCGGTGGCCGCGTACGGCTTCAGCAGGCCGGCCATGTCCTTGATGCACAGGATGTGCGCACCGGCGTCTTCGATTTGCTTGGCCAGGCGCAGGTAGTACTCGAGGTTGTACTTGTGGTTGCGCTTGGGGTCGAGGATGTCGCCGGTGTAGCAAATGGCGGCTTCGGCTAGGCCTTGGGTTTTGTTGCGCACGAAGCCGATGCAGGCCTCCATGCCCTTCATCCAGTTCAGCGAGTCGAAGATGCGGAACACGTCGACGCCGGTTTCCCAGGCTTGCTGCACAAAGCGCTCCGTCAGGTTATCGGGGTAGGCTTTGTAGCCCACGCCGTTGGCCCCGCGGATGAGCATCTGCAGCAGAATATTGGGCACGGCTTCGCGAATCTTGGCCAGTCGGTCCCAGGGGTCTTCTTTCAGAAAACGCATGGCCACATCGAAGGTGGCGCCGCCCCAGCACTCGAGCGAGAAGGTTTGCGGGTGCTGGCGGGCGTAGCGGTCGGCCACCTTCAGCATGTCGAAGCTGCGCATGCGCGTAGCCAGCAGGCTCTGGTGCGCGTCGCGGAAGGTGGTGTCGGTGTAATGAATGAGCGGATCGTTGCGCAACCATTGCGCAAAGCCTTCGGGCCCTAGGTCGGTGAGGCGCTGCTTGGTGCCGGGAGGCACGGCCGAAAGCGGCGGGGTAACGGCCCAGCCGGGTTCGTTGTTGGGCTGAAACGAGCCCGACGCTGCCTGCCAGCCCGCCACGTGATTTACTTGCGGCAGCTTGGGTTTAGGCAGCTCCTTCTTCGGGTCGACGTGGCCTTTTACGTCGGCGTTGCCGTTCACAATCAAATCACCTAGGAACTCGAGTAGGCGCGTGCCGCGGTCGAGGCGCGGCTTGAACTTGAACAGCTCCTGGTGGTCTTTGATGAAGTCGACGTTGGCTTGCCCGGCCACAAACTCGTGATGCGCAATGATGTTCTGCAAGAACTGAATGTTGGTGCGCACGCCGCGTACCCGGAACTCGTCGAGGGTACGCTGCATCTTTTGGGCGGCGCCCTCCAGCGTGGGCGCGTGCGCCGACACCTTCACCAGCAGCGAGTCGAAGAAGGGCGAAATTTTTACGCCCTGGTACACCGAGCCTTGGTCGAGGCGAATGCCAAAACCACCGGCCGAGCGGTAGGCCACAATGGTGCCGTAATCGGGCTTGAAGTCGTTTTCGGGGTCTTCGGTGGTGATGCGGCACTGAATGGCGTAGCCGATTTTCAGCGGCTTTACGTCGCTACCTAGGCCAATTTCGGGGTCTGAGAGGCGGCGGCCGTCGGCAATGTGCAGCTGCGTTTTAATCAGGTCGATGCCCGTAATCATTTCGGTTACGGTGTGCTCTACCTGAATGCGGGGGTTCACCTCGATAAAGTAAATACGGTCGTGCTCGGGGTTTACCAAGAACTCCACGGTGCCCACGTTGTTGTAGCCCACTGCTTTACCTAGGCGCAACGAGTACTCGTAGAGCAGGTGGCGCATGTGGTCGGGCAGGTTCAGCGAGGGGGCCACTTCCACCACCTTCTGGTAGCGGCGCTGCACCGAGCAGTCGCGCTCGTAGAGGTGAATGATGTTGCCGTGGGTATCGGCTACCAGCTGCACCTCGATGTGCTTGGGCCGCTCCACAAACTTCTCGAGGAACACGGTGTCGTCGCCGAAGGCCTTTTTGGCTTCGTTGCGCGCCTCAAAAAAGCCTTTCTCCAACTGCTCGTCGTCGCGGATTACGCGCATGCCGCGGCCGCCGCCGCCGGCCGCCGCTTTCAGCATCACGGGGTAGCCAATTTGGTGGGCTTCGTCGCGGGCTACCTCGTAGCTTGTAAGGGGTTGTTGGCTGCTTTCGATGATGGGCACCTGGCAGCGCACGGCCACCTCCTTGGCGCGCACTTTATCGCCTAGGGCCTCCATCACCTCGGGCCGCGGGCCCACAAACGTAATGCCCTCCTCGCCGCATCGGCGGGCGAAGGTGGCGTTTTCCGACAGAAAACCGTAGCCTGGGTGAATGGCATCGACGCCGTTGGCTTTGGCCACCCGCAAAATCTCCTCTATGTCGAGGTAAGGCTTCAGCGGGTCCTCGTCGCGGCCCACTTGGTAGGCCTCGTCGGCCTTGTAGCGGTGCAACGAGTAGCGGTCCTCGTAGGTGTAAATCGCGACGGTCTGGATGCCTAGCTCGGTGGCGGCGCGCAGCACGCGAATCGCAATTTCACCGCGGTTCGCGACGAGTAGTTTGCGGATGTTCATAACTCGGTTGTGGTAGTGGAGGAATGCAGGGATTGGTCCGAAGCTACGTAAAACAAGAAGCTTCCGTCGAGCTTGCCGGCGGGCCAACTCGGCAATATTGCGCAGTTAATTTATACTAACTAAGCAAGATCATCTTGACTTAAAGCAATTTATATAGGCCGCAAAATTTTTCATGCGCGAGGTACCCAGCCAGCCGAATTGGCTATTACACAACAATTTGGTAACACCGCCGCTTGATTTCGAGGCGGCAGCGCCTAGGTGCCAGCAAACCTTACCGCCACGAGGGGGTTGTTTCGGGGTTCTTCAACCCCAACCTACCGCATGGATTTCTCCGGCAAAACCATTCTGGTCATCGGCGCCTCATCGGGCATCGGCTTGGCAACGGCCCAATTGCTTGGGCAGCAAGGCGCCACGCTCATCACGGCTTCGCGCCACCAATCGGATGAGCTGCAAGCCCTAGGTGCCACCCACCTGCCGCTCGATGTTACGCAGTTTGAGGCCGCTGCTTTGGAGGCCCTGCCCGAGGTGCTGCACGGCGTGGTGTACTGCCCCGGCTCCATTTTGCTGCGCCCCTTCGAGCGCCTAGGTGCCGAGCAGTTTCGGCAGGACTTCGAGCTGAACGTGGTGGGTGCCGTGCAGGTATTGCAAGCTTGCATGAAGCGCCTGAAGAAAGCCAGCAACGCATCCGTGGTGTTGTTCAGCACCGTGGCGGCCTACAACGGCATGCCCTTTCACGCCAGCATTGCCACGGCCAAGGCGGCGCTCGAGGGCCTCACCCGCTCGTTGGCCTCGGAGTATGCCGGCAGCGGCATCCGGGTGAATGCGCTGGCGCCTTCGCTCACCAACACCCCGTTGGCGGCTGCCTTGCTGAACACGCCCGAAAAGCAGGAAGCCGGGGCCAAGCGCCATCCTTTGCAGCGCGTGGGCCAGCCTACCGACCTGGCCGAAACCGCCGCCTTCCTGCTCTCCGATGCCGCCAGCTTTATCACCGGCCAAATCATCCGCGTCGACGGCGGGTATTCTACACTGAAATAGTTGTTGGGGCTTAGGGATTAGGACTTAGGGTTTAGTGGTTAAGGCTGGAACGGGCAGTTGAGCGCCGAGCCAAACCTCAGCGGCTGCTGGCCTCGCAAGCCTGCTTTCAGCAACCTACCAAGCGCCAGCCCACTAAGCCCCAAGCCCTAACACCTAAGCCCTACCCATGAAAATTGCGCTGTTCTGGCATCGCCGCGACTTCCGGCAGCACGATAACGCCGGCCTAACGGCAGCCCTGCAAAGTGGCTTGCCGGTGGTGCCCCTGTTCATCTACGACACCGACATCCTCGACTACGTACCGCGCCCCCACGACGCGCGCCTCACCTTTATTTACGACGAGGTGGAGCGGCTGGCCCGGCAAACCGAAGCAGCGGGCGGTACCTTTTTGGCTTATTATGGCAAGCCGGTGGAGGTGTTCCGGCAGCTGCTCGACCGCTATGACCTAGGGGCAGTTTTCACCAACGAAGACTACGAACCCTACGCCACCCAGCGCGATACGGAGGTGGCCGAGGTGCTGCAGGCGCGCGGCGTGCCTTTCAAAGCCTACAAGGATCAGGTCATTTTCGCCAAAAACGAGGTGCTCACCAAGTCGGGCACGCCGCACAAGGCCTTTGGTATGTACCGCGACGCGTGGGTGGCCAACCTGCGCGACGAACACCTACGCCCCTACCCCTCGGCCGAGCTGTACCGCGCCGAACACCTAGGCCGCTTAGCCGGTGCGCCGCCCCGGCCCACGCTCGAGCAAATGGGCTTTGAGCGCTACGAGCAGTACGTGCCCACCGCCGAGATACCCGCCGAGAACTTTGTGCGCGATTACCACCTCACCCGCGACCGGCTGGGGCTGGCCAACAGCAGCACGCGCCGCTCGGTGCACTTGCGCTTTGGCACCCTGAGCGTGCGCGAACTGATGCGGCAGGCCCACGAGCTAAACCCCAAGCTGCTGGCCGAGCTCATCTGGCGCGACTACTACATGATGCTGATGTGGCACTTCCCCAACACCGCCCACGAAAGCTACAACCCGCGCCTGCGCCACGTGGCGTACCGCAACCACGAAGCAGAATACCAGCGCTGGTGCGAAGGGCAAACGGGCTACCCGCTGGTGGATGCCGGCATGCGCGAGCTAAACCAAACCGGCTTTTTGCACAACCGTGCCCGCATTGCCGTAGCGGGCTTCCTGAACAAGCATTTGCTGATTGATTGGCGCCTAGGCGAGCGGTACTTTGCCGACAAACTGCTCGACTACGACCTGGCCCTGAACGTGGGCAACTGGCAGTGGGTGGCCGGCACCGGCGTAGTGGCCGCGCCGTGGTTCCGCGTGTTCAGCCCCGACTCCCAGCTCAAGAAATTCGACCCCACGCTGGAGTACGTGCGCCGCTGGGTGCCGGAGTACGGCACCAAAGCCTACCCCGCGCCCATGGTCGAGCACAAGTTTGCACGCGAGCGGGCCGTGCAGGTATTCCGTCAGGCCTACCAAAATCTGCCAATCACCTAGGGCGTGAGAACAGCAGCGTGGAAATCCGTTGGCTACGCCGACCTGCGGTTCCGCGCTACTTCTTCATTGCTGCGCCTCTCGTGCAAGTGCCTGATAACGCAACGCTGCTTTTCAAAACCCTAGGTGCCCACATGACCCAACCGGTTTAGCAGCCCAATTGGCAACCAATGCACCCTGCCGCCGGTTGTGTTAGTGCCATGGAGAAAGACCGCATTAAGCAGGCGTACCTCGACTACGTGCTGCGCAAGAACACGCCGCCCGCCTCGGTTTTCAAGCTCACCAAAAAGCTCGGCATACCGGAGGCGGAGTTCTACCGCTTCTACCCCAACTTCGAGGCCATCGACCGCGAAATATGGGCCGATTTCGGCCGCGTGGCCCGCGAGCAAGCCAGCAAAGAGCCGGTGTGGCCCGAGTATTCGGCCCGCGAAAAGCTACTGGGCTTTTACTTTAC includes the following:
- a CDS encoding DUF3078 domain-containing protein, which codes for MKWIVTRWLLALGLLWCAGTAQAQIELTAPPDTVSPWRTKLKASLNISEALLSDNWKGGGVSFLGLNGLLNTQANYRLGRNSWDNQADVLFAFAHNKGQGYRKNLDRLFLDTKYGYSISSDWDMFASLNLLTQFAPGYEYKKDSAGTERARFVSSWFAPAFITSSYGFEYHPATFFKLRLSPFSPRITVVNDPRRFVATVGDSPYGVRPPRQVRYEILALQVLSEFDKEIMQNVTLKGRYLLFANYEKLNWRKIDHRLELAITAKVNRYINVAVTGIGLYDYDQDTKIQASQTLSLGFLYTFQNYTEQK
- a CDS encoding transporter; the encoded protein is MRKTTLPLLSGVLLLGAHSNLQAQTPDAHNNLDAPFVRHIRPDRPGQTVTTSMLRPGQFQVEVGTQRELPAAGLGTTASVGLLRVGFFNHMELRLAQGYVHQPPRPTREGAPTVAFGLAPLILGAKWLASTRQDARSQVVFLTELTLPQTGDRSLHLTKPLAAARALVSQQIGQRYGLEANLGFSQSGFRAADTKQGQFLYTLALNGPLGKRFGFFAEGYGTGRGSYTYGTTAGLNWRPLPGLRLDVTAGRTLGGHQHTTFGGGLSLRLPH
- a CDS encoding pyruvate carboxylase, yielding MNIRKLLVANRGEIAIRVLRAATELGIQTVAIYTYEDRYSLHRYKADEAYQVGRDEDPLKPYLDIEEILRVAKANGVDAIHPGYGFLSENATFARRCGEEGITFVGPRPEVMEALGDKVRAKEVAVRCQVPIIESSQQPLTSYEVARDEAHQIGYPVMLKAAAGGGGRGMRVIRDDEQLEKGFFEARNEAKKAFGDDTVFLEKFVERPKHIEVQLVADTHGNIIHLYERDCSVQRRYQKVVEVAPSLNLPDHMRHLLYEYSLRLGKAVGYNNVGTVEFLVNPEHDRIYFIEVNPRIQVEHTVTEMITGIDLIKTQLHIADGRRLSDPEIGLGSDVKPLKIGYAIQCRITTEDPENDFKPDYGTIVAYRSAGGFGIRLDQGSVYQGVKISPFFDSLLVKVSAHAPTLEGAAQKMQRTLDEFRVRGVRTNIQFLQNIIAHHEFVAGQANVDFIKDHQELFKFKPRLDRGTRLLEFLGDLIVNGNADVKGHVDPKKELPKPKLPQVNHVAGWQAASGSFQPNNEPGWAVTPPLSAVPPGTKQRLTDLGPEGFAQWLRNDPLIHYTDTTFRDAHQSLLATRMRSFDMLKVADRYARQHPQTFSLECWGGATFDVAMRFLKEDPWDRLAKIREAVPNILLQMLIRGANGVGYKAYPDNLTERFVQQAWETGVDVFRIFDSLNWMKGMEACIGFVRNKTQGLAEAAICYTGDILDPKRNHKYNLEYYLRLAKQIEDAGAHILCIKDMAGLLKPYAATELITALRETVSMPIHLHTHDTSSLQPATYLKAVEAGVDVIDVALGSLSGLTSQPNFNSVVEMLRGTERHREYDQHSLNEFSNYFETVRDYYYPFESGLKAGTSEVFQHEIPGGQYSNLRPQAAGLGLLDKFELIKETFAEVNELFGDIVKVTPSSKVVGDMALFLVSNNLTTEDVLTKGHTISFPESVRELFRGDIGQPEGGWPHELQKIILKDEQPFTDRPNEHLKPIDFDKEWERFQEKFGPGARFTDLLSWLLYPKVFEQYWKHLQQYGDVSVVPTRVFFYGLKPGEETIIDIARGKSIIVRLQSVGTVNDDGCRTIFFTLNGQTRNLEIRDRSVEVKTVSNPKADKANPRQIGAPLQGLLSKVLVESGQKVKRNTPLFIIEAMKMETTITAPNDASVHLVNLNEGTLVNADDLVLTLGEN
- a CDS encoding SDR family NAD(P)-dependent oxidoreductase, translating into MDFSGKTILVIGASSGIGLATAQLLGQQGATLITASRHQSDELQALGATHLPLDVTQFEAAALEALPEVLHGVVYCPGSILLRPFERLGAEQFRQDFELNVVGAVQVLQACMKRLKKASNASVVLFSTVAAYNGMPFHASIATAKAALEGLTRSLASEYAGSGIRVNALAPSLTNTPLAAALLNTPEKQEAGAKRHPLQRVGQPTDLAETAAFLLSDAASFITGQIIRVDGGYSTLK
- a CDS encoding cryptochrome/photolyase family protein; its protein translation is MKIALFWHRRDFRQHDNAGLTAALQSGLPVVPLFIYDTDILDYVPRPHDARLTFIYDEVERLARQTEAAGGTFLAYYGKPVEVFRQLLDRYDLGAVFTNEDYEPYATQRDTEVAEVLQARGVPFKAYKDQVIFAKNEVLTKSGTPHKAFGMYRDAWVANLRDEHLRPYPSAELYRAEHLGRLAGAPPRPTLEQMGFERYEQYVPTAEIPAENFVRDYHLTRDRLGLANSSTRRSVHLRFGTLSVRELMRQAHELNPKLLAELIWRDYYMMLMWHFPNTAHESYNPRLRHVAYRNHEAEYQRWCEGQTGYPLVDAGMRELNQTGFLHNRARIAVAGFLNKHLLIDWRLGERYFADKLLDYDLALNVGNWQWVAGTGVVAAPWFRVFSPDSQLKKFDPTLEYVRRWVPEYGTKAYPAPMVEHKFARERAVQVFRQAYQNLPIT